One region of Vibrio zhugei genomic DNA includes:
- the corA gene encoding magnesium/cobalt transporter CorA: protein MLRFFRIEQGVITAMPTDEYSDLREFVAQAEWIDAHDPTDEERYLISSLWSMELPESNDVDEIETSARCFIDQSGIHVHSLFLSPSEGRHNSVTVACILQKKRLITIRDGDVADFRLLRLRARRGQIYCNDVDSLLVTLFEQKVENHADLLEDIHRQLEKVSHDVLERDDADLEDSISQLARLEDSNGKIRLCLMDTQRTISFLLRNLKSRNEHRETFTEVGHDIEALMSHTTFLFDKINFLMDSTQGFINIEQNQIIKIFSIASVVFLPPTVIASIYGMNFQFMPELTWKGGYPFALGLMLASGFAPYWYFKRKGWL from the coding sequence TAGAATCGAGCAGGGCGTGATTACCGCAATGCCAACCGATGAGTACAGCGATTTACGTGAATTTGTCGCTCAAGCCGAGTGGATTGATGCACATGACCCCACCGACGAAGAACGGTACTTAATCAGCTCGTTATGGAGTATGGAGCTCCCTGAGTCGAACGATGTGGATGAAATTGAAACCTCAGCACGATGTTTCATTGACCAATCTGGTATTCACGTCCACTCGTTATTTTTATCGCCATCTGAGGGGCGGCATAACTCGGTAACGGTGGCGTGTATTTTGCAAAAAAAGCGCTTAATCACGATTCGCGATGGTGATGTCGCCGATTTTCGCTTATTACGTTTGCGCGCTCGCCGCGGTCAGATTTATTGCAACGATGTGGATAGTTTGCTGGTGACCTTGTTTGAGCAAAAAGTCGAGAACCATGCCGACCTTTTAGAAGACATTCATCGCCAGTTAGAGAAAGTCAGTCATGATGTGCTTGAGCGCGATGATGCGGATCTCGAGGATAGCATTAGTCAACTGGCACGCTTAGAAGACAGCAATGGTAAAATTCGCTTATGTTTGATGGATACTCAGCGCACCATTTCTTTCTTATTACGGAATTTAAAATCGCGTAATGAGCACCGTGAGACGTTTACCGAAGTGGGTCATGATATTGAAGCGCTCATGTCTCATACCACGTTTTTGTTCGATAAAATCAACTTTTTGATGGACTCGACTCAAGGTTTTATCAATATTGAACAAAACCAGATCATCAAAATATTCTCGATTGCTTCGGTGGTCTTTTTACCGCCGACAGTGATTGCCAGTATTTACGGGATGAACTTTCAGTTCATGCCGGAATTAACTTGGAAAGGCGGATATCCGTTTGCACTCGGTTTGATGCTGGCCTCGGGGTTTGCCCCGTATTGGTATTTCAAACGCAAAGGTTGGTTATAG
- a CDS encoding sodium:solute symporter family protein — MSHSSLVITGITVIYMIVILCVGLSAKRGQKSTLENYVAGGRSVGFIVLFFIFGAECFSASAFLGTPGWAYSKGMPVLYIVAYLTLGVVVWWLMGPKIANSGRQKGLLTQAEFFTARYPNKVLGVFIGIISLAAMIPYLTVQIAGAGMLFQSATDGAIPFWLGALIATAVVAIYVFVSGLSGIGWTNLLQGIMMVGIAWYLGLATPEHFFGGVSNMFEQIKEKAPEYLTMPGATGMGWGAYTTAILVSSLGIVMWPHIFMKFYTAESGKTLKRVFVFYPLYGLIMIPLIFIGFTGVLVFQGEPLAKADDVLLELVIHRVGFSDWVIGIVLSGALAAAMSTASNLAHTSASIFSRDILYPMPMFKQMNEKQMLRLTRIGVIVVSLLAYALAMAKIPTLAALLLAAYGIIVQLFPMLVGALWWKKATTPAAVSGLIIGSGLTLYFQLFGHSPFDWNGGFIGLIANSVIFVSASLYKPATAKHTAEA, encoded by the coding sequence ATGAGCCACTCATCTTTGGTGATCACAGGCATCACCGTGATCTATATGATTGTTATTCTATGTGTGGGGTTATCCGCAAAACGCGGTCAAAAATCCACATTGGAAAACTACGTTGCAGGCGGCCGCAGTGTCGGCTTCATCGTGCTATTTTTTATTTTTGGCGCGGAGTGTTTTTCGGCATCGGCGTTTTTAGGCACGCCCGGTTGGGCCTACAGCAAAGGCATGCCGGTACTGTATATCGTCGCTTACCTCACTTTAGGGGTGGTCGTCTGGTGGCTTATGGGGCCGAAAATAGCCAATTCGGGGCGGCAAAAAGGGTTGCTGACCCAAGCCGAGTTTTTTACCGCGCGATACCCCAATAAGGTTTTGGGGGTATTTATTGGCATCATTAGCTTAGCGGCGATGATCCCCTATTTAACCGTACAAATTGCCGGAGCTGGCATGCTCTTTCAAAGCGCAACGGATGGCGCCATTCCCTTTTGGCTCGGTGCCCTGATTGCTACCGCCGTGGTCGCGATTTATGTGTTTGTCAGTGGCCTAAGTGGTATTGGTTGGACCAACTTACTGCAAGGCATCATGATGGTCGGCATCGCTTGGTATCTCGGTTTAGCCACGCCAGAGCATTTCTTTGGTGGCGTGAGTAACATGTTTGAGCAAATTAAAGAGAAAGCGCCCGAGTATCTCACCATGCCGGGCGCGACGGGGATGGGCTGGGGTGCGTACACCACCGCGATTTTAGTCAGCTCACTGGGTATTGTGATGTGGCCGCATATCTTCATGAAATTCTATACAGCCGAGAGCGGGAAAACCTTAAAACGCGTGTTTGTGTTTTATCCGCTATACGGGCTGATTATGATTCCACTGATATTCATTGGCTTTACCGGAGTCTTAGTGTTTCAAGGAGAGCCGCTAGCCAAAGCCGATGATGTTTTGTTGGAACTGGTCATCCATCGTGTCGGGTTCTCCGACTGGGTCATCGGTATCGTCTTGTCAGGAGCATTGGCAGCCGCAATGTCAACCGCCTCCAACTTGGCACACACCAGTGCCTCGATTTTCTCCAGAGATATTCTCTATCCAATGCCCATGTTTAAACAGATGAATGAAAAGCAAATGCTGCGACTGACACGCATTGGGGTCATTGTGGTATCGCTTCTCGCCTACGCCTTAGCCATGGCAAAAATTCCCACCTTAGCCGCGCTACTTTTGGCTGCGTATGGGATTATTGTCCAGCTTTTCCCCATGTTGGTCGGCGCGCTCTGGTGGAAAAAAGCCACAACACCCGCCGCCGTTTCTGGGTTGATTATCGGCTCAGGATTGACCTTGTATTTCCAACTGTTCGGCCATAGCCCATTTGATTGGAACGGTGGATTTATCGGGCTGATCGCCAATAGCGTGATATTTGTCTCTGCCAGCTTATATAAACCCGCAACCGCTAAACACACGGCTGAAGCCTAA
- a CDS encoding DUF3311 domain-containing protein, whose translation MKNRKYPMHPVMMVYFLICALAMIWPGATLANHIEPMIIGLPFYLFWYFVWLLVTFVGLVICYQMEDEKEDDA comes from the coding sequence ATGAAGAACCGTAAATATCCTATGCACCCCGTAATGATGGTGTACTTCTTAATCTGTGCGCTCGCGATGATTTGGCCGGGCGCAACGCTCGCGAATCACATCGAGCCAATGATCATTGGCTTACCTTTTTATCTATTTTGGTACTTCGTATGGCTACTGGTGACGTTTGTCGGGTTGGTCATCTGCTATCAAATGGAAGACGAAAAGGAGGATGACGCATGA
- a CDS encoding M20 aminoacylase family protein: MESFFTEHHASLVQLRREIHQHPELGFEEFKTSEKVKTILTQLGIPYIDNLGETGIVATITGQQQDNGRRIGLRADMDALPLQEKNTHDYASNVAGCMHACGHDGHTTILVGVAQYLAQHRDFSGTIYLIFQPAEEGRGGGDRMVKDGLFTRFPMDEIYGLHNWPYLAAGKIAVLDGPAMAAGDRLAISIRGLGGHGGATPHLTIDPVRISADLITTLHTIIGREIAPLDQAVLSLCAIQSGDMNAFNVIPDTAEIIGTVRTFKPGIQDQMEAAIKRICAGVAATYGADISVDYQCIIPATINTPACAQFVRETIEANFADGTLDTETPPTFGGEDFSYMLNQVPGAYIFLGSARHDEDEPLHSPHFDFNDDVIPTGAKLLTVTALNALER, from the coding sequence ATGGAGAGTTTTTTTACCGAACACCACGCGTCATTAGTGCAATTACGTCGTGAGATTCATCAACACCCTGAGCTCGGGTTTGAAGAATTCAAAACCTCAGAAAAAGTTAAAACCATACTGACGCAGTTAGGCATTCCCTACATCGATAACCTAGGCGAAACGGGCATTGTTGCAACCATCACAGGTCAGCAGCAAGATAATGGTCGACGTATTGGCTTACGTGCCGATATGGATGCCCTTCCGTTGCAAGAAAAAAATACCCATGATTATGCGTCCAATGTTGCCGGGTGCATGCACGCATGCGGGCACGACGGCCATACCACGATATTGGTTGGCGTTGCACAATATTTGGCGCAGCATCGCGATTTCTCGGGCACGATTTACCTGATTTTCCAACCGGCCGAAGAAGGCCGTGGCGGCGGCGATCGCATGGTCAAAGATGGCCTATTTACGCGTTTCCCGATGGACGAAATCTATGGATTACATAATTGGCCGTATCTGGCCGCCGGTAAGATCGCAGTATTAGATGGGCCGGCCATGGCAGCCGGAGATCGCCTTGCCATTTCCATTCGAGGACTAGGCGGGCATGGCGGGGCAACGCCGCACCTCACGATCGATCCCGTCCGTATCAGTGCCGACTTAATCACCACTTTGCACACCATCATTGGTCGTGAAATTGCCCCTCTGGATCAAGCGGTTCTCAGCCTATGCGCCATTCAATCAGGGGATATGAATGCCTTTAATGTGATTCCTGATACCGCAGAAATCATTGGCACCGTCAGAACGTTTAAACCTGGCATTCAAGATCAAATGGAAGCCGCAATCAAGCGCATCTGTGCGGGCGTCGCTGCGACCTATGGCGCCGACATCAGCGTCGATTACCAATGCATTATTCCAGCCACAATCAACACCCCCGCCTGTGCTCAATTTGTTCGCGAGACGATTGAAGCCAACTTCGCAGACGGCACGCTCGATACCGAAACACCCCCCACATTTGGCGGAGAAGATTTTTCCTACATGCTCAACCAAGTACCGGGCGCTTACATTTTCTTAGGCAGTGCCCGACACGATGAGGACGAACCGCTGCATAGTCCTCATTTTGACTTCAATGACGACGTCATTCCAACTGGCGCAAAACTGTTAACGGTGACCGCATTGAACGCACTTGAACGTTAA
- a CDS encoding LysR family transcriptional regulator has protein sequence MEIRQIRYFIAVARELSLSAAARKIHIAQPALTRQIKALEASVGVQLLERTARGVALTAAGKVFLKEASKVLADLEDAKNKAVCTEQGMLGELRVGTTIMLLWVEELSSLLKAFRERYPHVMLKLNTLLSGPQMVALRDDHIDLGVVIFPPDDPQFERLTLYRDHLVFVVPDCSPILSDPPRVLRQLCDYDFVWFDKENSPNYHEQLAQYFDQCGFTPKIVETGNDSMTMLAIVASGVGCTIVPRSTVSESMAGVCILELDDLQTLPLDLNLVWKKDTRNPMLDNMIQLAKSLETTAKN, from the coding sequence ATGGAAATTCGCCAGATTCGTTATTTTATTGCTGTCGCTCGTGAGCTCTCGCTCTCAGCGGCTGCGCGAAAAATTCATATCGCGCAACCGGCGCTAACCCGCCAAATTAAAGCCTTAGAAGCGTCCGTTGGTGTGCAGTTACTGGAAAGAACCGCGCGCGGCGTCGCCTTAACCGCCGCTGGTAAAGTGTTTCTGAAAGAGGCGAGTAAGGTGTTGGCGGATCTTGAGGACGCCAAAAATAAAGCGGTATGCACCGAGCAGGGGATGCTAGGAGAATTACGCGTCGGGACAACCATTATGTTGTTGTGGGTTGAAGAGCTTAGTTCGCTGCTGAAAGCCTTTCGAGAGCGTTATCCCCATGTCATGCTCAAACTCAATACGCTGTTGTCAGGGCCACAAATGGTCGCGCTGCGCGATGATCATATTGATTTGGGCGTCGTGATTTTCCCGCCCGATGATCCCCAGTTCGAACGTTTAACCCTTTATCGGGATCATCTCGTCTTTGTTGTCCCTGATTGTTCGCCCATTCTTAGCGATCCACCGCGTGTCTTGAGGCAGTTGTGTGACTATGATTTTGTGTGGTTTGATAAAGAGAACAGTCCGAACTATCACGAACAATTAGCGCAATACTTTGATCAGTGTGGGTTTACCCCCAAAATTGTGGAAACGGGCAATGACAGCATGACCATGCTGGCGATTGTCGCCTCTGGTGTCGGTTGCACGATCGTGCCTCGTTCCACGGTGTCTGAATCCATGGCTGGCGTGTGCATACTCGAACTTGATGACTTGCAAACCCTACCATTGGATTTGAACCTCGTTTGGAAAAAAGACACGCGAAACCCCATGCTCGACAATATGATTCAACTGGCGAAAAGCCTCGAGACGACAGCCAAAAACTAG
- a CDS encoding peptide-methionine (S)-S-oxide reductase, protein MEEIVLAGGCLWGVQEFIQYIPGVLSTEAGRANGTTNTTQGPYDGYAEAVRVTFDPHTLCVEALIEHLFEIIDPYSINQQGPDRGEKYRTGIYSEQAEHLTRARRYFASRADAAQIALEVLPLTNFVASDEEHQHHLSRYPENHHLCPIPWELLHRYKR, encoded by the coding sequence ATGGAAGAGATCGTACTCGCAGGCGGCTGCTTATGGGGCGTGCAAGAATTCATCCAATACATCCCTGGCGTGCTCAGTACCGAAGCAGGCCGCGCAAATGGCACAACCAATACGACGCAGGGCCCGTATGATGGCTATGCCGAGGCGGTGCGCGTCACCTTTGATCCCCACACTCTGTGCGTTGAAGCACTGATTGAACACCTGTTCGAGATCATCGATCCCTACAGCATCAATCAGCAAGGGCCCGACCGAGGAGAAAAATACCGTACTGGCATTTACAGCGAACAGGCCGAGCATCTGACACGTGCTCGTCGCTACTTCGCCTCTCGTGCTGACGCCGCGCAAATCGCACTGGAAGTGCTCCCGCTGACCAACTTTGTGGCGAGCGACGAAGAACACCAACATCATTTAAGCCGCTACCCAGAAAACCATCACTTATGCCCCATTCCGTGGGAACTGTTGCATCGCTATAAGCGCTAG
- the dmeF gene encoding CDF family Co(II)/Ni(II) efflux transporter DmeF, whose product MKIPDCKKLETFSYFDAENEKKTRYVLALTFITMVVEIGAGSLYGSMALLADGWHMGIHAAAFCITLFTYRYARKHKHSGKYSYGTGKVGVLGGYTSALILGIVALGMALESVDRFVNPVSIEFNEAIFVAVIGLIVNALSMVLLQDHDHHHHGHEHHEHHEHHEHHEHHEHHHQDGHHDHNLKAAYIHVLTDALTSLLAIGALIMGKYVGWIWLDPMMGVIGSIVISKWAWGLMKQTAPVLLDQAIDEYYEEKIVDVLQSEGVTIKDMHIWKVSADHFCATLVVHDEQDRQPAYFKQRLQEFDKIEHLVIEVNPS is encoded by the coding sequence ATGAAGATACCTGACTGCAAAAAATTAGAGACGTTTTCCTATTTTGATGCTGAGAATGAGAAGAAAACCCGCTATGTGTTGGCGTTGACCTTCATCACCATGGTGGTAGAAATTGGGGCTGGCTCACTCTATGGCTCGATGGCGCTTTTGGCCGACGGTTGGCACATGGGAATCCACGCCGCCGCTTTTTGTATTACCTTATTTACTTATCGCTACGCGCGTAAACACAAGCACAGTGGCAAGTACTCCTATGGCACGGGCAAAGTTGGCGTGCTCGGAGGTTACACCAGTGCATTGATCTTAGGCATCGTTGCGCTGGGCATGGCGTTAGAGTCCGTGGATCGTTTCGTGAATCCCGTGTCCATCGAATTCAATGAAGCGATTTTTGTGGCGGTGATTGGTTTGATTGTTAATGCATTAAGCATGGTGTTGCTACAAGACCACGACCACCATCATCATGGCCATGAACATCATGAACATCATGAACATCATGAACATCATGAACACCATGAACATCACCATCAAGACGGTCATCACGACCACAATTTAAAGGCGGCGTATATTCATGTGCTGACGGATGCACTGACATCGCTTTTAGCGATTGGCGCATTGATCATGGGCAAATATGTCGGTTGGATTTGGCTTGACCCGATGATGGGCGTGATCGGCAGTATCGTGATCAGTAAGTGGGCTTGGGGATTAATGAAGCAAACCGCGCCAGTGCTGTTGGATCAAGCGATCGATGAGTATTACGAAGAGAAGATTGTTGACGTGTTACAGTCTGAGGGAGTGACCATTAAGGATATGCATATTTGGAAAGTCAGTGCCGATCACTTTTGTGCGACTCTGGTGGTTCACGATGAGCAAGATCGTCAACCTGCATACTTTAAGCAACGTTTGCAAGAGTTTGATAAGATTGAACACCTTGTGATTGAAGTGAACCCTAGCTAG
- a CDS encoding MarR family winged helix-turn-helix transcriptional regulator, producing the protein MSSIASLSHVLTEFYDKMASWESSVVRESDYSLAQIHTLEALGNHGAMNMKALAHHLGVTTGTLTVQVDKLVKLGLLTRQYSEQDRRSIVVELTEAGSEIYQHHNQFHLALTEELTKGLTQDEQQQLSALLARVNQEF; encoded by the coding sequence ATGTCATCGATTGCGTCACTAAGTCATGTATTAACCGAGTTTTACGATAAGATGGCCTCGTGGGAATCGTCCGTGGTACGGGAATCGGATTATTCGCTCGCGCAGATTCATACGCTTGAAGCGCTGGGTAATCACGGTGCCATGAATATGAAAGCCTTAGCGCACCATCTTGGAGTGACCACTGGCACATTGACCGTACAAGTGGATAAGCTGGTGAAATTAGGATTGTTGACTCGTCAATACAGTGAGCAGGACCGTCGCTCGATTGTGGTTGAGCTGACTGAGGCAGGGAGTGAGATTTATCAACATCATAATCAATTTCATCTCGCCTTAACTGAGGAGCTTACCAAAGGGCTTACTCAGGATGAACAACAGCAATTAAGCGCATTATTAGCGCGAGTGAATCAGGAGTTCTAA
- the soxR gene encoding redox-sensitive transcriptional activator SoxR — protein sequence MEMSVGEVAKRTGVSVATLHFYEEKGLIFSTRNAGNQRRYQRAILRRIAVIKAAQQVGLTLQEIVQALEILPKHKAPTAEQWQTLSQAWHTLLENRITSLKMMQNQLGSCIQCGCLSLEHCALYNPEDKHGIYQSGAKLIHHQPQES from the coding sequence ATGGAGATGAGTGTCGGAGAAGTGGCCAAACGCACCGGAGTCAGTGTGGCCACATTGCACTTTTATGAGGAAAAAGGATTGATTTTCAGCACGCGGAATGCGGGGAATCAACGGCGCTATCAGCGTGCGATATTACGCCGCATTGCGGTCATCAAAGCCGCGCAGCAAGTAGGGTTAACGTTACAAGAAATTGTTCAAGCGCTGGAGATTCTTCCCAAGCACAAAGCGCCAACAGCAGAGCAATGGCAAACGCTCAGTCAAGCGTGGCATACATTACTTGAAAACCGTATCACCAGCTTGAAAATGATGCAAAATCAACTCGGCAGTTGCATTCAATGTGGATGCTTGTCGCTTGAGCACTGTGCGTTATATAACCCCGAGGATAAACATGGTATTTATCAATCGGGGGCTAAGCTTATCCATCACCAGCCCCAAGAATCATAG